A window from Citrobacter amalonaticus encodes these proteins:
- the atpA gene encoding F0F1 ATP synthase subunit alpha, with amino-acid sequence MQLNSTEISELIKQRIAQFNVVSEAHNEGTIVSVSDGVIRIHGLADCMQGEMISLPGNRYAIALNLERDSVGAVVMGPYADLAEGMKVKCTGRILEVPVGRGLLGRVVNTLGSPIDGKGPVDNDGFSPIEVIAPGVIERQSVDQPVQTGYKSVDAMIPIGRGQRELIIGDRQTGKTAMAIDAIINQRDSGIKCVYVAIGQKASTISNVVRKLEEHGALSNTIVVVATASESAALQYLAPYAGCAMGEYFRDRGEDALIVYDDLSKQAVAYRQVSLLLRRPPGREAFPGDVFYLHSRLLERASRVNAEYVENFTKGEVKGKTGSLTALPIIETQAGDVSAFVPTNVISITDGQIFLETNLFNSGIRPAVNPGISVSRVGGAAQTKIIKKLSGGIRTALAQYRELAAFSQFASDLDEATRKQLSHGQKVTELLKQKQYAPMSVAQQGVVLFAAERGYLEDVELAKIGSFEAALLAYVDRDHAPLMQEINQTGNYNDEIEGKLKAILDSFKATQSW; translated from the coding sequence ATGCAACTGAATTCCACCGAAATCAGCGAACTGATCAAGCAGCGCATTGCTCAGTTCAATGTTGTGAGTGAAGCTCACAACGAAGGTACTATTGTTTCTGTAAGTGACGGTGTTATCCGCATTCACGGCCTGGCCGATTGTATGCAGGGTGAGATGATTTCCCTGCCGGGTAACCGTTACGCTATCGCACTGAACCTGGAGCGCGACTCCGTGGGTGCAGTGGTGATGGGTCCATACGCTGACCTCGCCGAAGGTATGAAGGTTAAGTGTACGGGTCGTATTCTGGAAGTTCCGGTTGGCCGTGGCCTGCTGGGCCGTGTGGTTAACACACTGGGTTCTCCGATTGACGGTAAAGGTCCAGTTGATAACGATGGCTTCTCGCCAATCGAAGTTATCGCACCAGGCGTAATTGAACGTCAGTCCGTCGATCAGCCGGTGCAGACTGGTTATAAATCCGTTGATGCCATGATCCCAATCGGTCGTGGTCAGCGTGAATTGATCATCGGTGACCGTCAGACCGGTAAAACCGCGATGGCAATCGATGCCATCATCAACCAGCGTGATTCCGGCATTAAATGTGTGTACGTGGCTATCGGCCAGAAAGCGTCCACCATTTCTAACGTGGTTCGTAAACTGGAAGAACACGGCGCCCTGTCTAACACCATCGTTGTGGTAGCGACCGCGTCTGAATCTGCCGCACTGCAATACCTGGCGCCGTATGCCGGTTGCGCAATGGGCGAATACTTCCGTGATCGCGGTGAAGATGCGCTGATCGTTTATGATGACCTGTCTAAACAGGCTGTTGCTTACCGTCAGGTTTCCCTGCTGCTCCGTCGTCCGCCAGGACGTGAAGCATTCCCGGGCGACGTGTTCTACCTCCACTCCCGTCTGCTGGAGCGCGCATCCCGCGTTAACGCGGAATACGTTGAGAACTTCACCAAGGGTGAAGTGAAAGGTAAAACCGGCTCCCTGACCGCTCTGCCGATTATCGAAACCCAGGCGGGTGACGTTTCTGCGTTCGTTCCGACCAACGTAATTTCTATTACCGATGGTCAGATCTTCCTGGAAACTAACCTGTTCAACTCCGGTATTCGTCCGGCGGTTAACCCGGGTATCTCTGTATCTCGTGTAGGTGGTGCTGCTCAGACCAAGATTATCAAGAAACTGTCCGGTGGTATCCGTACCGCGCTGGCACAGTACCGTGAACTGGCAGCGTTCTCTCAGTTCGCATCCGATCTGGACGAAGCAACCCGTAAACAGCTGAGCCACGGTCAGAAAGTGACCGAGCTGCTGAAGCAGAAACAGTATGCCCCTATGTCTGTAGCACAACAGGGTGTGGTTCTGTTCGCGGCTGAACGCGGTTACCTCGAAGATGTGGAACTGGCGAAAATCGGTAGCTTCGAAGCCGCTCTGCTGGCTTATGTCGACCGTGACCATGCTCCGCTGATGCAAGAAATCAACCAGACTGGTAACTATAACGACGAAATCGAAGGCAAGCTGAAAGCTATCCTCGATTCCTTCAAAGCAACCCAGTCCTGGTAA
- the asnC gene encoding transcriptional regulator AsnC — MENYQIDNLDRGILDALMENARTAYAELAKQFGVSPGTIHVRVEKMKQAGIITGARIDVSPKQLGYDVGCFIGIILKSAKDYPSALARLESLDEVTEAYYTTGHYSIFIKVMCRSIDALQHVLINKIQTIDEIQSTETLIVLQNPIMRTIKP; from the coding sequence ATGGAAAATTATCAGATCGACAATCTGGACCGCGGCATTCTTGATGCCTTAATGGAAAATGCCCGTACCGCCTACGCCGAACTGGCAAAACAGTTTGGCGTCAGTCCGGGGACCATTCACGTGCGTGTGGAGAAAATGAAACAGGCGGGGATCATCACCGGTGCGCGCATTGACGTCAGCCCGAAGCAACTCGGTTATGACGTCGGCTGCTTTATCGGCATCATTCTCAAAAGCGCCAAAGACTATCCTTCGGCATTGGCCAGGCTGGAAAGCCTGGATGAAGTCACTGAGGCGTATTACACCACCGGCCACTACAGCATCTTTATTAAGGTCATGTGCCGGTCGATCGATGCGCTCCAGCATGTACTTATCAACAAGATCCAAACAATTGATGAAATTCAGTCCACCGAGACACTGATCGTCCTGCAAAACCCGATTATGCGTACCATCAAGCCGTGA
- the atpB gene encoding F0F1 ATP synthase subunit A yields the protein MASENMTPQDYIGHHLNNLQLDLRTFSLVDPHNPPATFWTLNIDSMFFSVVLGLLFLALFRSVAKKATSGVPGKFQTAIELIIGFVHGSVKDMYHGKSKLIAPLALTIFVWVFLMNLMDLLPIDLLPYIGEHIFGLPALRVVPSADVNVTLSMALGVFILILFYSIKMKGIGGFAKELTLQPFNHWAFIPVNLILEGVSLLSKPVSLGLRLFGNMYAGELIFILIAGLLPWWSQWILNVPWAIFHILIITLQAFIFMVLTIVYLSMASEEH from the coding sequence ATGGCTTCAGAAAATATGACGCCGCAGGATTACATAGGACACCATCTGAACAACCTTCAGTTGGACCTGCGTACATTCTCGCTGGTGGATCCGCATAACCCCCCAGCCACCTTCTGGACGCTCAATATTGACTCCATGTTTTTCTCGGTGGTGCTGGGTCTGTTGTTCCTGGCTTTGTTCCGCAGCGTGGCCAAAAAGGCGACCAGCGGCGTACCAGGCAAGTTTCAGACCGCGATTGAGCTGATAATCGGCTTTGTGCATGGTAGCGTGAAAGACATGTACCATGGCAAAAGCAAGCTGATTGCACCACTGGCCCTGACGATCTTCGTCTGGGTATTCCTGATGAACCTGATGGACTTACTGCCAATCGACTTGCTGCCGTACATCGGCGAGCATATCTTCGGTCTGCCTGCACTGCGCGTGGTTCCGTCTGCTGACGTGAACGTTACCCTGTCCATGGCGCTCGGCGTATTTATCCTCATTCTGTTCTACAGCATCAAAATGAAAGGCATCGGTGGCTTCGCGAAAGAGTTGACGCTGCAGCCGTTCAATCACTGGGCGTTCATCCCTGTCAACTTAATCCTTGAAGGGGTAAGTCTGCTGTCTAAACCGGTTTCTCTCGGTCTGCGACTGTTCGGCAACATGTATGCCGGTGAGCTGATTTTCATTCTGATTGCTGGTCTGTTGCCGTGGTGGTCACAGTGGATCCTGAATGTGCCGTGGGCCATTTTCCACATCCTGATTATTACGCTGCAAGCCTTCATCTTCATGGTTCTGACGATCGTCTATCTGTCGATGGCGTCTGAAGAGCATTAA
- the asnA gene encoding aspartate--ammonia ligase, protein MKTAYIAKQRQISFVKSHFSRQLEERLGLIEVQAPILSRVGDGTQDNLSGCEKAVQVKVKALPDAQFEVVHSLAKWKRQTLGQHDFSAGEGLYTHMKALRPDEDRLSPLHSVYVDQWDWERVMGDGERQFSTLKSTVEAIWAGIKATEAAVSKEFGLAPFLPEQIHFVHSQELLSRYPALDAKGRERAIAKELGAVFLVGIGGKLSDGHRHDVRAPDYDDWSSASELGYAGLNGDILVWNPVLEDAFELSSMGIRVDADALKHQLKLTGDEDRLSLEWHQALLRGEMPQTIGGGIGQSRLTMLLLQLPHIGQVQCGVWPAQVRESVASLL, encoded by the coding sequence ATGAAAACCGCTTACATTGCCAAACAACGCCAAATTAGCTTCGTGAAATCTCACTTCTCTCGTCAACTGGAGGAGCGTCTGGGTCTGATTGAAGTCCAGGCACCGATCCTCAGCCGTGTAGGGGATGGCACGCAGGATAACTTGTCGGGCTGTGAAAAAGCGGTGCAGGTGAAAGTGAAAGCGCTGCCAGATGCCCAGTTCGAAGTGGTTCATTCGCTGGCGAAGTGGAAGCGTCAAACACTGGGACAACACGACTTCAGCGCTGGCGAAGGGCTCTACACGCACATGAAAGCCCTGCGCCCGGATGAAGATCGTCTCTCCCCGCTCCACTCAGTGTATGTCGATCAGTGGGACTGGGAACGCGTGATGGGCGACGGTGAGCGTCAGTTCTCCACTCTGAAAAGCACGGTAGAGGCTATCTGGGCGGGAATTAAAGCGACCGAAGCAGCGGTAAGCAAAGAATTTGGTCTGGCACCGTTCCTGCCAGAGCAGATCCACTTTGTTCACAGCCAGGAATTACTGAGCCGTTATCCGGCTCTTGATGCAAAAGGTCGTGAACGTGCGATCGCCAAAGAGTTAGGCGCGGTCTTCCTGGTGGGGATCGGCGGTAAGCTCAGCGATGGCCACCGCCATGACGTTCGTGCGCCGGACTATGATGACTGGAGTTCCGCATCCGAGTTGGGGTATGCCGGTCTGAACGGAGATATTCTGGTCTGGAACCCGGTGCTGGAAGATGCGTTTGAACTCTCTTCCATGGGCATCCGTGTCGATGCCGACGCGCTGAAACATCAGCTTAAGCTTACCGGTGATGAAGATCGTCTGAGTCTGGAATGGCACCAGGCGCTGCTGCGCGGTGAAATGCCGCAGACTATTGGCGGCGGCATTGGTCAGTCTCGCTTAACCATGCTGCTGCTGCAACTGCCGCACATTGGTCAGGTTCAGTGCGGCGTATGGCCTGCACAGGTCCGTGAAAGCGTAGCTTCGCTGCTGTAA
- the atpI gene encoding F0F1 ATP synthase subunit I has protein sequence MSVSLLSRNVARKLLFIQFLAVVASGLLFSLKDLFWGTSAICGGMAVFLPNVLFMIFAWRHQAHTPAKGRVAWTFAFGEAFKVLAMLILLVVALAVFKAVFLPLIVTWVLVLVVQILAPAVINNKG, from the coding sequence ATGTCTGTGTCGCTCTTGAGTCGAAACGTTGCTCGTAAGCTTCTGTTCATTCAGTTTCTGGCGGTAGTAGCAAGTGGATTGCTGTTCAGCCTCAAAGACCTCTTCTGGGGCACTTCCGCAATATGCGGAGGTATGGCAGTCTTTCTGCCTAACGTGTTGTTTATGATATTTGCCTGGCGTCACCAGGCGCATACACCTGCTAAAGGCCGAGTGGCCTGGACGTTCGCCTTCGGCGAAGCCTTCAAGGTGTTAGCGATGCTGATTTTGCTGGTGGTGGCGCTGGCGGTTTTCAAGGCGGTATTTTTGCCGCTGATCGTTACGTGGGTTTTGGTGCTGGTGGTTCAGATACTGGCGCCGGCTGTAATTAACAACAAAGGGTAA
- the atpH gene encoding F0F1 ATP synthase subunit delta: MSEFVTVARPYAKAAFDFAVEHQSVERWQDMLAFAAEVTKNEQMAELLSGALAPETLAGSFIAVCGEQLDENGQNLIKVMAENNRLNALPDVLEQFIHLRAASESISEVEVTSANELSEEQLAKISAAMEKRLSRKVKLNCKIDKSVMAGVIIRAGDMVIDGSVRGRLERLADVLQS; encoded by the coding sequence ATGTCTGAATTTGTTACGGTAGCTCGCCCCTACGCCAAAGCAGCTTTTGACTTTGCCGTCGAACACCAAAGTGTAGAGCGCTGGCAGGACATGCTGGCGTTTGCCGCCGAGGTGACTAAGAACGAACAAATGGCAGAGCTTCTCTCTGGCGCACTGGCGCCGGAAACGCTCGCCGGGTCGTTTATCGCAGTTTGCGGTGAGCAACTGGACGAAAACGGTCAGAACCTGATTAAGGTGATGGCTGAGAATAACCGTCTGAACGCGCTCCCGGATGTTCTTGAGCAGTTTATTCACCTGCGTGCCGCGAGTGAGTCTATCTCTGAGGTAGAAGTCACTTCCGCGAACGAACTGAGTGAAGAACAGCTTGCGAAGATTAGCGCTGCGATGGAAAAACGTCTGTCACGCAAAGTAAAGCTGAATTGCAAAATCGATAAGTCTGTAATGGCGGGCGTAATCATCCGTGCGGGTGATATGGTCATTGATGGCAGCGTACGCGGCCGTCTTGAACGTCTTGCAGACGTCTTGCAGTCTTAA
- the mioC gene encoding FMN-binding protein MioC, giving the protein MADITLISGSTLGGAEYVAEHLAEKLEDAGFTTETLHGPLLEDLSASGIWLVISSTHGAGDIPDNLVPLYEDLQSQKPDLSQVRFGAIGIGSREYDTFCGAIEKLEAELKHSGARQIGETLKINILEHDIPEDPAEAWLGSWINLLK; this is encoded by the coding sequence ATGGCTGACATAACTCTTATTAGCGGCAGCACCCTCGGCGGCGCTGAATATGTTGCAGAACACCTGGCTGAAAAGCTGGAAGATGCCGGTTTTACTACTGAAACCCTGCACGGCCCGCTGTTAGAGGATCTTTCTGCCTCCGGGATCTGGTTGGTCATTAGCTCCACGCACGGTGCGGGAGACATTCCGGATAACCTTGTTCCTTTATATGAAGATCTTCAATCGCAAAAACCAGATCTGTCGCAGGTTCGTTTCGGTGCGATCGGTATCGGCAGTCGCGAGTATGACACCTTCTGTGGCGCTATCGAGAAGCTCGAAGCTGAACTGAAGCATTCCGGAGCCAGACAGATCGGCGAAACGCTGAAGATCAACATCCTTGAACACGATATTCCGGAAGATCCGGCAGAAGCCTGGCTGGGATCCTGGATTAATTTACTCAAATAA
- the atpE gene encoding F0F1 ATP synthase subunit C, protein MENLNMDLLYMAAAVMMGLAAIGAAIGIGILGGKFLEGAARQPDLIPLLRTQFFIVMGLVDAIPMIAVGLGLYVMFAVA, encoded by the coding sequence ATGGAAAACCTGAATATGGATCTGCTGTACATGGCTGCCGCTGTGATGATGGGTCTGGCGGCAATCGGTGCTGCGATCGGTATCGGCATCCTCGGGGGTAAATTCCTGGAAGGCGCAGCGCGTCAACCTGATCTGATTCCTCTGCTGCGTACTCAGTTCTTTATCGTTATGGGTCTGGTGGATGCTATCCCGATGATCGCTGTAGGTCTGGGTCTGTACGTGATGTTCGCTGTCGCGTAG
- the rsmG gene encoding 16S rRNA (guanine(527)-N(7))-methyltransferase RsmG translates to MLNKLSRLLADAGISLTDHQKNQLIAYVEMLHKWNKAYNLTSVRDPNEMLVRHILDSIIVAPHLQGERFIDVGTGPGLPGIPLSIVRPQAHFTLLDSLGKRVRFLRQVQHELKLANITPVQSRVEEFPAEPPFDGVISRAFASLNDMVSWCHHLPGEKGCFYALKGQLPEDEIASLPPAFCVESVVKLQVPHLEGERHLVVIKPNKI, encoded by the coding sequence GTGCTCAACAAACTCTCACGCCTGCTGGCAGACGCCGGCATTTCGCTTACCGATCACCAGAAAAATCAGCTGATTGCGTATGTTGAAATGCTGCACAAATGGAACAAAGCGTACAACCTGACCTCTGTGCGGGATCCCAACGAGATGCTGGTTCGTCACATTCTCGACAGTATTATCGTGGCACCGCATTTGCAGGGTGAGCGTTTTATTGATGTCGGTACCGGACCGGGGTTGCCGGGCATTCCGTTGTCCATTGTGCGTCCGCAAGCGCATTTCACCCTGCTCGACAGTCTGGGTAAACGCGTGCGTTTCCTGCGTCAGGTCCAGCATGAGCTGAAGCTGGCTAACATCACGCCAGTGCAAAGTCGTGTGGAAGAATTTCCCGCAGAGCCACCGTTTGATGGCGTGATCAGCCGGGCGTTCGCTTCACTCAATGACATGGTGAGCTGGTGTCACCACCTTCCGGGCGAGAAGGGCTGTTTTTATGCGCTGAAAGGCCAGCTACCGGAAGACGAAATAGCGTCGCTTCCTCCTGCGTTTTGTGTTGAATCGGTAGTTAAACTGCAGGTTCCGCATCTGGAAGGTGAGCGCCATCTGGTGGTGATTAAGCCAAACAAAATTTAA
- the mnmG gene encoding tRNA uridine-5-carboxymethylaminomethyl(34) synthesis enzyme MnmG: MFYPDPFDVIIIGGGHAGTEAAMAAARMGQQTLLLTHNIDTLGQMSCNPAIGGIGKGHLVKEVDALGGLMAQAIDQAGIQFRILNASKGPAVRATRAQADRVLYRQAVRTALENQPNLMIFQQAVEDLIVENDRVVGAVTQMGLKFRAKAVVLTVGTFLDGKIHIGLDNYSGGRAGDPPSIPLSRRLRELPLRVSRLKTGTPPRIDARTINFSVLAQQHGDNPMPVFSFMGNAAQHPQQVPCYITHTNEKTHDVIRNNLDRSPMYAGVIEGIGPRYCPSIEDKVMRFADRNQHQIFLEPEGLTSNEIYPNGISTSLPFDVQMLIVRSMEGMENAKIVRPGYAIEYDFFDPRDLKPTLESKFIQGLFFAGQINGTTGYEEAAAQGLLAGLNAARLSADKEGWAPARSQAYLGVLVDDLCTLGTKEPYRMFTSRAEYRLMLREDNADLRLTEMGRELGLVDDVRWARFNEKLENIERERQRLKSTWVTPAAESANEVNAHLTAPLSREASGEDLLRRPEMTYAQLTTLTPFAPALEDAQAAEQVEIQVKYEGYIARQQDEIEKQLRNENTLLPATLDYRQVSGLSNEVIAKLNDHKPVSIGQASRISGVTPAAISILLVWLKKQGMLRRSA, from the coding sequence ATGTTTTATCCGGATCCTTTTGACGTCATCATCATTGGCGGGGGTCATGCAGGCACTGAGGCCGCGATGGCCGCAGCGCGTATGGGTCAACAAACCCTGCTTTTGACACACAATATCGACACGCTGGGGCAGATGAGCTGCAACCCGGCGATTGGCGGTATTGGGAAGGGACACCTGGTAAAAGAAGTGGATGCGCTCGGCGGGCTGATGGCACAAGCAATCGACCAGGCAGGTATCCAGTTTAGGATACTAAACGCGAGCAAAGGACCGGCGGTTCGCGCTACCCGTGCTCAGGCGGATCGTGTGCTGTACCGTCAGGCGGTGCGTACCGCGCTGGAGAACCAACCCAACCTGATGATCTTCCAGCAGGCGGTTGAAGATCTGATTGTTGAAAACGATCGTGTCGTTGGCGCTGTGACCCAGATGGGGCTAAAATTCCGCGCCAAAGCGGTAGTGTTAACCGTTGGAACTTTCCTTGACGGCAAAATTCATATTGGTCTGGATAATTACAGCGGTGGCCGTGCTGGCGATCCGCCATCCATTCCGCTCTCTCGCCGTCTGCGCGAACTGCCGCTGCGCGTAAGCCGTCTTAAAACCGGCACCCCGCCGCGTATCGATGCACGCACGATTAATTTCAGCGTGCTGGCGCAGCAGCATGGCGACAACCCAATGCCGGTCTTCTCGTTCATGGGCAATGCTGCCCAGCACCCACAACAGGTGCCGTGCTATATCACGCATACCAACGAGAAAACCCATGACGTGATCCGTAATAACCTCGATCGTAGCCCGATGTATGCAGGCGTGATCGAAGGAATCGGGCCACGTTACTGCCCGTCGATCGAAGATAAAGTGATGCGCTTTGCCGATCGTAACCAGCACCAGATCTTCCTGGAGCCGGAAGGGCTTACCTCAAATGAAATTTACCCGAACGGGATCTCCACCAGCCTGCCTTTCGACGTGCAGATGCTGATTGTCCGCTCAATGGAAGGGATGGAGAACGCGAAAATCGTCCGTCCGGGTTATGCCATTGAGTATGACTTTTTCGACCCGCGCGACCTGAAACCGACGCTGGAAAGCAAATTTATCCAGGGCCTGTTCTTCGCCGGACAAATTAACGGTACCACCGGCTACGAAGAGGCTGCTGCCCAGGGCCTGCTTGCAGGGCTCAATGCCGCGCGTCTGTCCGCAGACAAAGAGGGGTGGGCACCGGCACGTTCTCAGGCCTATCTCGGCGTACTGGTCGACGACCTGTGCACGCTGGGCACCAAAGAACCGTACCGCATGTTCACCTCGCGTGCCGAATACCGTCTGATGCTGCGCGAAGACAACGCCGATCTGCGTCTGACCGAAATGGGGCGTGAACTGGGGCTGGTGGATGACGTGCGTTGGGCTCGCTTCAACGAGAAGCTGGAGAACATCGAACGCGAACGCCAGCGCCTGAAATCTACCTGGGTGACGCCTGCGGCGGAATCGGCCAACGAAGTGAATGCTCACCTTACTGCGCCGCTGTCTCGTGAAGCCAGTGGTGAAGATCTGCTGCGTCGTCCGGAAATGACCTATGCACAGCTCACGACCCTGACGCCGTTTGCCCCCGCACTGGAAGACGCGCAGGCTGCTGAGCAGGTTGAAATCCAGGTGAAGTACGAAGGTTATATCGCTCGTCAGCAGGATGAGATTGAAAAACAGCTGCGCAATGAAAACACGCTGCTGCCTGCCACGCTGGATTACCGCCAGGTATCTGGCCTGTCGAACGAAGTGATTGCCAAGCTAAACGATCACAAGCCGGTTTCGATCGGCCAGGCATCGCGCATCTCTGGCGTCACGCCTGCCGCTATCTCCATTCTGCTGGTGTGGCTGAAAAAACAGGGTATGCTGCGCCGCAGCGCTTAA
- the atpG gene encoding F0F1 ATP synthase subunit gamma, translating to MAGAKEIRSKIASVQNTQKITKAMEMVAASKMRKSQDRMAASRPYAETMRKVIGHLANGNLEYKHPYLEERDVKRVGYLVVSTDRGLCGGLNINLFKKLLADMKTWSDKGVQCDIAMIGSKGVSFFNSVGGNVVAQVTGMGDNPSLSELIGPVKVMLQAYDEGRLDRLYVVSNKFINTMSQVPTLTQLLPLPASEDEELKQKAWDYLYEPDPKPLLDTLLRRYVESQVYQGVVENLASEQAARMVAMKAATDNGGSLIKELQLVYNKARQASITQELTEIVGGASAV from the coding sequence ATGGCCGGCGCAAAAGAGATACGTAGTAAGATCGCAAGCGTCCAGAACACGCAGAAGATCACTAAAGCGATGGAGATGGTCGCCGCTTCCAAAATGCGTAAATCGCAGGATCGCATGGCGGCCAGCCGTCCTTATGCAGAGACCATGCGCAAAGTGATTGGTCACCTTGCGAATGGTAATCTGGAATATAAGCACCCGTACCTGGAAGAACGCGACGTTAAACGCGTGGGCTACCTGGTGGTGTCGACTGACCGTGGTCTGTGCGGTGGCTTGAACATTAACCTGTTCAAAAAGCTGCTGGCGGATATGAAAACATGGTCCGATAAAGGCGTTCAGTGCGACATCGCAATGATCGGCTCTAAGGGCGTGTCTTTCTTTAATTCCGTTGGCGGTAATGTGGTTGCGCAGGTAACCGGTATGGGGGATAACCCTTCCCTGTCCGAACTGATCGGTCCGGTTAAAGTGATGCTGCAGGCTTACGATGAAGGTCGTCTGGACAGACTGTACGTTGTCAGTAACAAATTTATCAACACCATGTCTCAGGTTCCGACGCTGACTCAACTGCTGCCATTACCGGCATCAGAAGATGAAGAGTTAAAACAAAAAGCCTGGGATTACCTGTATGAACCTGATCCGAAACCGCTGCTGGATACCCTGCTGCGTCGTTACGTTGAATCTCAGGTTTATCAGGGCGTGGTAGAAAACCTGGCCAGCGAGCAGGCCGCACGTATGGTGGCGATGAAAGCCGCGACCGACAATGGCGGCAGCCTGATTAAAGAGCTGCAGTTGGTATACAACAAAGCTCGTCAGGCCAGCATTACTCAGGAACTCACCGAAATCGTCGGTGGTGCATCCGCGGTATAA
- the atpF gene encoding F0F1 ATP synthase subunit B, protein MNLNATILGQAIAFVLFVLFCMKYVWPPLMAAIEKRQKEIADGLASAERAHKDLDLAKASATDQLKKAKAEAQVIIEQANKRRAQILDEAKTEAEQERTKIVAQAQAEIDAERKRAREELRKQVAILAVAGAEKIIERSVDEAANSDIVDKLVAEL, encoded by the coding sequence GTGAATCTTAACGCAACAATCCTCGGCCAGGCCATCGCGTTTGTCCTGTTTGTTCTGTTCTGCATGAAGTATGTATGGCCGCCGTTAATGGCTGCCATCGAGAAGCGTCAAAAAGAAATTGCTGACGGTCTTGCTTCTGCTGAACGCGCACACAAGGATCTTGACCTTGCAAAGGCCAGCGCGACCGACCAGCTGAAAAAAGCGAAGGCGGAAGCTCAGGTAATCATCGAGCAGGCGAACAAACGTCGCGCTCAGATCCTGGACGAAGCCAAAACGGAAGCAGAACAGGAACGTACTAAAATCGTGGCCCAGGCGCAGGCGGAAATTGATGCCGAGCGTAAACGTGCCCGTGAAGAGCTGCGTAAGCAAGTTGCTATCCTGGCTGTTGCTGGCGCCGAGAAGATCATCGAACGTTCCGTGGATGAAGCTGCTAACAGCGACATCGTGGATAAACTTGTCGCTGAACTGTAA